From Candidatus Manganitrophus morganii, the proteins below share one genomic window:
- a CDS encoding biopolymer transporter ExbD → MSGSDSGDDGVVTGINVTPLVDVVLVLLIIFMVTAHFTSNGELKINLPKTAAAEAPPTAAGLIVSLDGEGRLFLMEEAVDLNGLKANLAREAELNPGVRVTLAADGRIHYQQVVGVLDAIKQSGVTRVALASEQGASP, encoded by the coding sequence ATGAGCGGATCGGATTCCGGCGATGACGGTGTGGTGACCGGCATCAATGTCACGCCGCTGGTCGACGTGGTCCTGGTGCTCCTGATCATCTTTATGGTGACGGCCCATTTTACCTCCAACGGGGAACTGAAGATCAATCTACCCAAAACCGCCGCGGCGGAGGCCCCTCCCACCGCCGCCGGCCTGATCGTCTCGCTCGACGGCGAGGGCCGGCTTTTTCTGATGGAGGAAGCGGTCGATCTCAACGGCCTGAAGGCAAACCTGGCGCGCGAGGCGGAGTTGAATCCCGGTGTGCGGGTGACATTGGCCGCCGACGGCCGGATTCATTACCAGCAGGTCGTCGGTGTTCTCGACGCGATCAAGCAATCGGGGGTCACGCGGGTGGCGTTGGCGTCGGAGCAGGGGGCGTCGCCTTAA
- a CDS encoding 6-carboxytetrahydropterin synthase, translating to MYKVTREIHFCYGHRLLNYSGKCRHLHGHNGKVEIELFSEKLNDLGMVRDFEEIKQVVQVWIDDNLDHNMILCRRDPLIPALEERKERYFLIDENPTAEAISKLIYDYAVSQKLPVSEVRLWETPKSFASYRES from the coding sequence ATGTATAAAGTCACCCGCGAAATCCACTTCTGCTACGGCCACCGGCTTCTCAACTACAGCGGCAAGTGCCGCCATCTCCACGGCCACAATGGAAAGGTCGAGATCGAGCTCTTCTCCGAGAAACTGAACGACCTCGGAATGGTCCGCGACTTCGAAGAGATCAAGCAGGTCGTTCAGGTCTGGATCGATGACAACCTCGACCACAACATGATCCTCTGCCGCCGCGACCCGCTGATCCCCGCGCTCGAAGAGAGGAAAGAAAGATACTTCCTCATCGATGAAAACCCCACCGCCGAGGCAATCTCCAAGCTGATTTACGACTACGCCGTCTCGCAAAAACTTCCGGTCTCCGAGGTCCGTTTGTGGGAAACGCCGAAGTCGTTTGCGAGTTACCGGGAATCATAG
- a CDS encoding SDR family oxidoreductase: MKLKGKTVLVTGAGRRVGKSIALALAEKGAQVAIHYNRSKKEAQTVVKEIEKRGGTAHAVQGDLAKGRDCERIVQETVKVLGRLDVLVNNAAVFFKTPLFEVTEKDWDRTLDSNLKGSFFCAQAAAKVMPKAGGKIINFADWSGFRPYVDYLPYCISKAGVIAMTKGLAKTLAPKIEVNAIAPGPILLPEDLDPVEEEEISRNTPLKKIGSPQDIVNAILFLIEGTDFMTGATIVVDGGRLIA; this comes from the coding sequence GATCGCGCTGGCGCTTGCCGAGAAAGGGGCGCAGGTCGCCATCCATTACAATCGCTCCAAAAAGGAGGCCCAGACGGTTGTCAAAGAGATTGAGAAGCGGGGCGGCACCGCGCATGCCGTTCAGGGAGATCTCGCCAAAGGACGCGACTGCGAGCGGATCGTTCAGGAGACGGTCAAGGTTCTCGGCCGCCTCGACGTTCTGGTCAACAATGCGGCGGTCTTTTTTAAAACGCCGCTCTTTGAGGTCACCGAAAAAGACTGGGATCGGACGCTCGATTCGAATCTGAAGGGAAGCTTCTTCTGCGCCCAGGCCGCCGCGAAGGTGATGCCGAAGGCGGGGGGCAAGATCATCAACTTCGCCGACTGGTCGGGCTTTCGCCCCTACGTCGATTATCTCCCCTACTGCATTTCCAAGGCAGGGGTGATCGCGATGACGAAAGGCCTCGCCAAGACCCTCGCCCCCAAAATCGAGGTGAACGCCATCGCCCCGGGCCCGATTCTCCTTCCCGAAGACCTCGACCCGGTCGAAGAGGAGGAGATCTCTCGGAATACGCCGCTGAAGAAGATCGGATCGCCGCAGGACATCGTGAACGCGATTCTCTTTTTAATCGAGGGGACCGACTTTATGACCGGCGCGACGATTGTCGTCGATGGCGGACGGCTGATTGCTTAA
- a CDS encoding TonB-dependent siderophore receptor, producing the protein MRQLKRTCRRNRRLVEATAKKRSVKQSHAEIRPRKGRFTQSIVSAIGAAALIGMGTVAWAQQTNEESAVLPEVVVPGQQERDEDSYKPEAPASPKFTEPLVDIPQTVTVIPEAVIEERGATTLRDVLRNVPGISLQAGEGGVPAGDNLSIRGFNARTDLFIDGVRDFGGYSRDPFNVSQVEVFKGPASSYAGRGSTGGAINLVSKRPLLDPLYGGTIGIGTDDFKRATLDLNQPIEGLKGTALRLNALWHDADIPGRDVVTDQRWGMAPSIAFGLDTPTRLTLSYFRLDQDNIAGYGIPWVPAGNSDPVLATYADEAPPVDFSNFYGLKDRDFEKVVTDIATAEIAHDFNPSATLRNLTRYGQTRRDSVITAPRFADLDPGPLTVQGTVINRNLQSRDQTDTILANLTDLTLRFRTGGIDHAVATGIEYTHETSINYLRTGPTAPQTDLYNPNPDDPYPASLRRTGAKNDATGKSLALFLFDTLHIGERWEVTGGLRWDYFDLDYQSRAADGAVTPFERTDRMLSWRTGIVFKPAPNGSLYAAYGTSFNPSAEGLTLASTATAANNADLEPEESRTYEVGTKWNLFEERLALAVAFFRTEKTNTRTEDPTDPADVIALEGKERVDGVELSVAGNVTDQWQLFGGYALMNSEVVETLDAAEVGNELANTPKHSFSLWTTYQLPLNLEVGGGAQFVGDRFSNVNNDRTAPSYWLFDAMVAYRATESLTLRVNGYNLADEGYIESLGGGHFIPGAGRSAIAAADFQF; encoded by the coding sequence ATGAGACAACTGAAACGGACCTGCCGCCGCAACCGGCGGCTGGTGGAAGCGACGGCGAAGAAAAGAAGCGTCAAACAATCCCATGCAGAGATCAGACCGCGCAAAGGACGCTTCACCCAATCGATTGTCAGCGCCATCGGCGCCGCCGCTTTGATCGGCATGGGGACGGTCGCCTGGGCGCAGCAGACGAATGAAGAGTCGGCCGTCCTTCCGGAGGTGGTGGTGCCGGGGCAACAGGAAAGAGATGAGGACTCCTACAAGCCCGAAGCGCCCGCCTCGCCGAAATTTACCGAGCCGCTGGTCGATATCCCGCAGACGGTCACCGTGATTCCCGAGGCGGTGATCGAAGAGCGGGGGGCGACGACGCTGCGCGACGTGCTGCGCAACGTCCCCGGCATCTCCCTCCAGGCCGGCGAAGGGGGTGTTCCGGCCGGCGACAACCTGTCGATCCGCGGATTCAACGCCCGGACAGACCTCTTCATCGACGGCGTCCGCGATTTCGGCGGCTATTCCCGCGATCCGTTTAACGTCTCACAGGTCGAGGTCTTCAAAGGTCCGGCCTCTTCGTACGCCGGGCGCGGCTCGACCGGCGGCGCGATCAATCTGGTCAGCAAGCGGCCGCTCCTCGATCCCCTCTACGGGGGGACAATCGGGATCGGCACCGACGATTTCAAGCGGGCAACGCTCGATCTGAACCAACCGATCGAAGGACTCAAAGGGACCGCGCTCCGGCTGAATGCCCTCTGGCATGACGCCGACATTCCGGGCCGGGACGTGGTGACCGATCAGCGTTGGGGGATGGCCCCGTCGATTGCCTTTGGACTCGACACGCCGACTCGTTTGACCCTCAGCTACTTCCGTCTCGATCAAGACAACATCGCCGGCTATGGCATCCCCTGGGTGCCGGCCGGCAACAGCGACCCGGTGCTGGCGACCTACGCCGACGAAGCGCCGCCGGTCGACTTCAGCAATTTCTACGGCCTCAAGGATCGCGATTTCGAAAAAGTAGTTACCGACATCGCCACCGCGGAGATCGCGCACGACTTTAACCCCTCCGCCACCCTCCGCAATCTGACCCGCTACGGCCAGACCCGGCGCGACTCGGTCATCACCGCCCCGCGCTTTGCCGATTTAGATCCAGGACCGCTGACGGTGCAGGGGACAGTGATCAACCGGAATCTGCAATCGCGCGATCAGACCGACACGATCCTCGCCAACCTGACCGACCTGACCCTCCGGTTCCGGACCGGCGGGATCGATCATGCCGTCGCCACCGGAATCGAATACACTCATGAGACCTCGATCAATTATCTGAGGACGGGACCGACGGCGCCTCAGACAGATCTCTACAATCCGAATCCCGACGATCCGTATCCCGCTTCGTTGAGGCGGACCGGCGCCAAAAACGATGCAACCGGAAAATCGCTCGCCCTTTTTCTCTTTGATACCCTTCATATCGGGGAGCGGTGGGAAGTGACCGGGGGGTTACGGTGGGACTACTTTGATCTCGACTATCAGTCGCGCGCGGCCGATGGTGCCGTGACACCGTTTGAGCGGACCGACCGGATGCTCAGCTGGCGGACCGGGATTGTCTTCAAGCCGGCGCCGAATGGGAGCCTCTACGCCGCCTACGGAACGTCGTTCAATCCCTCCGCGGAAGGGCTGACCCTGGCCAGTACCGCGACGGCCGCCAACAACGCCGATCTCGAGCCTGAAGAAAGCCGGACCTATGAAGTCGGCACCAAATGGAATCTGTTCGAGGAGCGCCTTGCCCTGGCGGTGGCCTTCTTCCGGACCGAGAAGACCAACACGCGGACCGAAGACCCGACCGACCCCGCCGATGTAATCGCGCTTGAGGGAAAAGAACGGGTCGACGGCGTGGAGCTGAGCGTCGCTGGAAACGTCACCGATCAATGGCAGCTCTTCGGCGGCTATGCCCTTATGAACAGTGAAGTCGTCGAAACGCTTGACGCGGCGGAGGTCGGAAACGAGCTGGCCAATACGCCGAAACACTCCTTCAGCCTATGGACGACCTATCAGTTGCCGTTGAATCTCGAAGTCGGGGGAGGAGCGCAGTTCGTCGGTGACCGATTCTCGAACGTCAACAACGATCGGACCGCGCCGAGCTACTGGCTCTTCGACGCGATGGTCGCCTACCGGGCGACCGAGAGCCTGACCCTTCGGGTCAACGGATACAATCTGGCCGACGAGGGATATATTGAGTCGCTCGGCGGCGGCCACTTTATCCCCGGCGCGGGGCGGTCGGCGATCGCCGCGGCCGACTTTCAATTCTAA
- a CDS encoding TonB family protein — MILLKQILSGTTIGIFLSTLVHAGLGGGVYYTLTSAVEPSPRVVAELDLSMTSLLPAPPAPPPPGAGAQAETKPAPIRTVAKKRATASPLPQKETPPKPEAIIPPVVSEVSSDLPEVSEAPETPSPEEAPSEVSSVEAQETDGGESAAEEPVSVAAAESGEPGGVAGGIPGGTPGGETGGVSGGSADAAGRYLSAAQVAKLPRWVDNLITPRDYPRSARREGKDGRVLLSVFIDAGGRVRDVRLLQGSDEALNEVALRKVREAVFTPAYNQKGEPVACKVTLPIRFHLQ; from the coding sequence ATGATTCTCCTTAAGCAGATATTGAGCGGCACAACTATCGGGATCTTTCTCTCGACCCTCGTCCATGCCGGATTGGGCGGCGGGGTCTACTATACCTTGACCTCGGCCGTCGAGCCATCCCCCCGCGTTGTGGCCGAACTCGACCTCTCCATGACGTCGCTTTTACCGGCTCCCCCCGCCCCGCCCCCGCCGGGAGCGGGAGCCCAGGCGGAAACAAAGCCCGCTCCGATCCGGACCGTCGCGAAGAAGCGGGCGACGGCATCTCCTCTCCCCCAGAAGGAGACGCCGCCGAAGCCGGAAGCGATCATCCCGCCGGTCGTTTCGGAAGTCTCCTCCGATCTTCCGGAGGTTTCGGAGGCGCCTGAAACCCCCTCCCCGGAGGAGGCTCCTTCGGAAGTCTCTTCCGTGGAGGCTCAGGAGACAGACGGGGGCGAGTCCGCAGCGGAAGAACCTGTCTCCGTCGCCGCGGCGGAGAGCGGCGAACCTGGAGGTGTGGCCGGGGGAATTCCGGGGGGGACTCCCGGCGGGGAGACGGGCGGGGTGTCTGGGGGATCGGCCGATGCCGCGGGCCGCTACCTTTCCGCCGCTCAAGTCGCCAAACTCCCTCGATGGGTCGACAATCTCATCACCCCCCGCGACTACCCCCGCTCGGCGCGGCGGGAAGGGAAGGACGGACGGGTGCTCCTCTCGGTTTTCATCGACGCGGGCGGGCGGGTGAGGGATGTTCGTCTGTTGCAGGGAAGCGATGAAGCTTTAAACGAAGTGGCCCTTCGCAAAGTCCGGGAGGCGGTCTTCACCCCCGCCTACAACCAGAAAGGGGAGCCGGTCGCCTGCAAGGTGACCCTCCCGATCCGATTCCATTTACAATAG
- a CDS encoding MotA/TolQ/ExbB proton channel family protein, with product MDAIFHRLALLGDIWVLWLLVVASVVSLGVMLERWWLFRKNHLDFPRFLETLAGRLEEGDLAGARQAAENGRGVEARVAAAGLAHFAKGPASVSEAMISRLVLERAALERNLIILGSLGNNAPFIGLFGTVLGIIKAFNDLATSGQSGVGVVMIGISSALIATAFGIFVAIPAVAANNAFHTRVKRVNANAQSLIHRVQVYLRDETKRGAHRLVGATEEEKEEVRA from the coding sequence ATGGATGCGATCTTTCATCGGTTGGCCCTCTTGGGGGATATATGGGTGCTCTGGCTGCTCGTCGTCGCTAGCGTGGTTTCTTTGGGCGTCATGCTGGAGCGGTGGTGGCTCTTCCGGAAAAACCATCTCGACTTTCCGCGTTTTCTGGAGACGTTGGCCGGCCGCTTGGAAGAGGGAGATCTGGCGGGCGCGCGGCAGGCGGCGGAGAACGGACGGGGGGTGGAAGCACGGGTGGCGGCCGCGGGTCTGGCGCACTTTGCCAAGGGGCCGGCCTCCGTGTCGGAAGCGATGATCTCCCGTCTGGTGCTGGAGCGGGCCGCTCTGGAGCGCAACCTGATTATTCTCGGGAGCCTGGGGAACAACGCGCCGTTCATCGGATTGTTCGGCACGGTCCTCGGCATCATCAAAGCCTTCAACGACCTTGCGACGAGCGGCCAGTCGGGGGTCGGCGTCGTGATGATCGGCATCTCCTCGGCGCTGATCGCCACGGCGTTCGGGATTTTCGTGGCGATCCCGGCCGTGGCGGCCAACAACGCTTTCCACACCCGAGTAAAAAGAGTGAACGCCAATGCCCAAAGCCTCATTCACCGTGTGCAGGTCTATTTAAGAGATGAGACCAAGCGAGGCGCGCATCGTCTTGTCGGCGCAACGGAAGAAGAGAAAGAGGAGGTGCGCGCATGA
- a CDS encoding Fe2+-dependent dioxygenase produces the protein MLLSIPDILTKEQLVEARRVLDQAEWVDGRVTAGHQSAKAKDNMQVREGHPAAVKVGEMILEALGKSPLFISAALPLKVFPPLFNRYQNGQSFGTHVDNAVRQVPGTPYKIRTDLSATLFLSGPEEYEGGELVVEDTYGVQSIKLSAGHLVLYPSTSLHHVRPVTRGTRLASFFWIQSMVRDDARRSILFDLDLGIQRLERDPGHPSVVQLTGVYHNLLRHWSEVS, from the coding sequence ATGTTATTAAGCATCCCCGACATATTGACGAAGGAGCAGCTCGTGGAGGCCCGGAGAGTCCTGGATCAGGCTGAATGGGTCGACGGCCGCGTCACCGCAGGGCATCAATCGGCCAAGGCGAAGGACAACATGCAGGTGCGGGAAGGCCATCCCGCGGCGGTGAAAGTGGGGGAGATGATCCTGGAAGCGCTCGGGAAAAGTCCGCTGTTTATTTCGGCGGCCCTCCCGCTGAAGGTCTTCCCGCCGCTCTTCAATCGCTATCAAAACGGCCAGTCGTTCGGCACCCACGTCGACAACGCCGTCCGACAGGTTCCGGGGACCCCCTACAAAATACGCACCGATCTTTCGGCGACCCTCTTCCTGAGCGGGCCGGAAGAATACGAGGGGGGTGAGCTGGTGGTGGAAGACACCTATGGCGTGCAAAGTATAAAACTGTCGGCCGGCCACCTGGTTCTTTATCCTTCGACGAGTCTTCATCATGTCCGGCCGGTGACGCGCGGGACGCGTCTCGCCTCCTTTTTTTGGATTCAGAGCATGGTCCGCGACGATGCCCGGCGCTCGATCCTGTTCGATCTCGATTTGGGGATTCAGCGGCTGGAGCGGGATCCCGGCCATCCGTCGGTCGTGCAATTGACCGGCGTTTATCACAACCTGCTGCGGCATTGGTCGGAGGTGAGTTAG
- a CDS encoding PepSY domain-containing protein produces the protein MEKVSTRQTIMFRNILFWVHLAAGTVAGLVILVMSVTGALIAFEPQIVDFAERGVRNVPPPAQDAQRLNMETIVTKAREAFPQLPPSGVSMGSEPTSSAAVSFGREGTIFVNPYTGDVLGQGSKTHKLMHEIEDWHRWLGSREIGRPITGLANAAFLILVVTGFYLWWPRRWAGTTLKTVTRFNPRLQGKARDWNRHNVIGFWCAPVLLVITLTGLVMSYRWANDLVYKITGNEPPPAPQAAPSGPPPEFPLDKVEPLWARAEAQAPGWVSIRLRFPQKPEGPVTATIQEPASWHPSPRSLLTLNPVTAEVVKWEPFSEYNLGRTLRAWVRPIHTGVAGGIPGQIIALIGAMGGILLAWTGLAMAWRRIFQRRPKSVAAPAVSTAEPPLLSQDPGKLIEE, from the coding sequence ATGGAGAAGGTTTCGACCCGACAAACGATCATGTTCCGCAATATCCTTTTTTGGGTCCATCTCGCGGCGGGGACCGTCGCGGGTCTTGTGATCCTGGTGATGTCGGTGACCGGCGCGCTGATCGCCTTCGAACCGCAGATCGTCGATTTCGCGGAGCGGGGGGTTCGGAATGTGCCCCCTCCGGCGCAGGACGCGCAAAGATTAAACATGGAGACGATCGTGACGAAGGCGCGGGAGGCGTTTCCGCAGCTCCCTCCCAGCGGCGTCTCCATGGGCTCCGAGCCGACCTCCTCCGCCGCGGTCAGCTTCGGGCGGGAGGGGACGATCTTCGTGAATCCCTATACCGGAGACGTGTTGGGACAAGGCTCGAAGACCCACAAGCTCATGCATGAAATTGAAGACTGGCACCGCTGGCTCGGCTCGCGCGAAATCGGAAGGCCGATCACCGGCCTCGCCAACGCCGCATTCTTGATCCTGGTCGTCACCGGTTTCTACCTCTGGTGGCCGAGACGGTGGGCCGGCACGACCCTCAAAACGGTGACCCGTTTCAACCCGCGTTTGCAGGGAAAGGCGCGCGATTGGAACCGTCATAACGTCATCGGTTTCTGGTGCGCGCCGGTTCTCCTCGTCATCACCCTGACCGGACTGGTCATGTCGTATCGTTGGGCCAACGATCTCGTCTACAAGATCACCGGAAATGAGCCCCCTCCGGCCCCGCAAGCGGCTCCCTCCGGGCCGCCCCCTGAATTTCCGCTCGACAAGGTCGAGCCTCTCTGGGCGCGCGCGGAGGCGCAGGCGCCCGGCTGGGTGTCGATCCGGCTCCGCTTCCCGCAAAAGCCGGAGGGGCCGGTGACCGCCACCATTCAAGAGCCGGCGTCGTGGCATCCGAGCCCGCGCTCGCTGCTGACGCTGAATCCCGTGACGGCGGAGGTGGTGAAGTGGGAGCCGTTTTCCGAATACAACCTCGGAAGAACATTGCGCGCGTGGGTCCGGCCGATCCACACCGGCGTGGCGGGGGGAATTCCGGGTCAAATCATCGCTCTTATCGGGGCGATGGGAGGGATCCTGCTCGCCTGGACCGGTCTTGCCATGGCGTGGCGCCGGATCTTCCAACGCAGGCCGAAGTCGGTCGCGGCGCCGGCCGTCAGCACGGCGGAACCCCCCCTCTTAAGTCAAGACCCTGGGAAACTGATTGAGGAGTGA